In the Nicotiana tabacum cultivar K326 chromosome 16, ASM71507v2, whole genome shotgun sequence genome, one interval contains:
- the LOC107760585 gene encoding actin-depolymerizing factor 2, whose protein sequence is MANAASGMAVHDDCKLKFLELKAKRTHRFIIYKIEEKQKQVVVEKLGEPTESYEDFTAGLPADECRYAVYDFDFTTEENVQKSRIFFIAWSPDTARVRSKMIYASSKDRFKRELDGFQVELQATDPTEMGLDVFRSRVGGIEC, encoded by the exons ATG GCTAACGCAGCATCAGGGATGGCTGTGCATGATGATTGCAAGCTGAAGTTTTTAGAGTTGAAGGCAAAAAGAACTCACCGGTTCATCATCTATAAGATTGAAGAGAAGCAAAAGCAAGTTGTTGtggaaaagcttggtgaaccaaCTGAAAGCTATGAGGATTTCACTGCAGGCCTCCCTGCTGATGAGTGTCGATATGCTGTCTACGACTTTGATTTCACGACTGAAGAAAACGTCCAGAAGagcagaatattcttcattgcTTG GTCACCTGACACGGCAAGAGTGAGAAGCAAGATGATTTATGCAAGCTCCAAAGACAGGTTCAAGAGAGAGCTTGACGGTTTCCAGGTAGAGCTGCAAGCAACTGATCCTACAGAGATGGGGCTTGATGTTTTCAGAAGCCGAGTTGGTGGAATTGAATGTTGA